From the genome of Roseiconus lacunae, one region includes:
- a CDS encoding PH domain-containing protein: MNESIHAACTWCYEGVWSMLTNWFRVPRQPPTLPVADDTVVTSFRPSDNYLRYLKLFFWIGCVAVDIGLAILWIVIAVASPLVGVLITPLMLFVMIVPDIVAYVAIHLKFDTMWYVLSDRSMRIRRGIWVIHETTITFENIQNVRLTQGPIERYFGFANLVVETAGGGASAEGQSHGQPHQGIMVGLANASELRDCIMDKARQSQSAGLGDDRHDSGKKCMATGFTDVDVALLAEIRNQIVQLPLQNATGN, from the coding sequence ATGAATGAATCGATCCACGCGGCTTGCACATGGTGTTACGAAGGCGTTTGGTCGATGCTGACGAACTGGTTTCGTGTACCAAGGCAACCACCGACGCTTCCAGTTGCAGACGATACCGTCGTTACCTCATTTCGACCATCGGACAATTACCTTCGCTATTTGAAGCTCTTCTTTTGGATCGGTTGCGTGGCAGTTGATATCGGATTGGCCATCCTTTGGATTGTGATTGCCGTTGCGAGTCCGCTGGTTGGCGTATTGATCACACCGCTAATGCTGTTCGTCATGATCGTTCCCGATATCGTTGCCTACGTTGCCATCCACCTAAAGTTCGACACAATGTGGTACGTGCTATCCGATCGATCAATGCGGATCCGCCGAGGCATCTGGGTGATTCACGAAACAACGATCACGTTCGAAAACATCCAAAACGTGAGACTGACTCAAGGACCAATCGAGCGTTACTTTGGTTTCGCCAACCTGGTCGTGGAAACAGCAGGCGGCGGAGCTTCCGCCGAAGGCCAATCGCATGGGCAGCCTCACCAGGGAATCATGGTCGGCCTGGCCAATGCGTCAGAATTACGAGACTGCATCATGGACAAGGCACGGCAATCTCAGTCAGCCGGTTTGGGCGACGATCGACACGACAGCGGTAAGAAATGTATGGCGACAGGTTTTACTGATGTTGACGTTGCGCTGCTGGCAGAGATTCGAAATCAAATTGTTCAGCTACCTTTGCAAAACGCGACTGGAAATTGA
- a CDS encoding sensor histidine kinase, translated as MSNTLLTESNPPESPGPSTAYSGDSHSGGGVSIAPRVSATSGKSIAPRPIEYAAFRPRLGMVVGPLVAIALTVWLTMMLSLQPVGILLVTTGMCVIVGVVQVIYTVLRWENAEAAYERERTAAELWNLRFENLQSEFQRTTSALSHMTDGVVMLSPKTEIVLINEAARRLLALSSGGQYLGRKISEIVRIPDIVSAVDRAGSGKIDENVAVEVVDGSVVRPVAVRVSRILETEPPHLLLILSDETEAHRVEAIRREFIANVSHELKTPLAAIKGYAETVELAIQDDPESAAHFIAQIGKQCDRLEALIADMMKLARAQSGKGTLVIQALDLEKVINQAMSSFLPVAGAKQIDLSVVPSDQPVHVLADEEAALTIAQNLISNAIRHTNAGGHVVVSFRKDGDGWVMAVQDDGVGIAEEYQERIFERFYRVDRTRKAHDGGTGIGLSIVKNLSRALGGRIGVISSPGNGATFEVWLRSAISK; from the coding sequence ATGAGCAACACGCTTTTAACGGAGTCGAACCCACCGGAATCCCCTGGCCCGTCAACGGCCTATTCCGGCGACAGCCACTCCGGAGGTGGGGTCTCCATCGCACCGCGTGTTTCGGCAACGTCTGGTAAGTCGATCGCGCCTCGTCCGATTGAGTACGCGGCATTCCGTCCGCGGTTGGGAATGGTTGTCGGTCCCCTCGTAGCGATCGCATTGACGGTCTGGCTGACCATGATGTTGTCGCTGCAACCGGTCGGCATTCTATTGGTGACCACCGGAATGTGCGTGATCGTCGGTGTGGTGCAGGTGATTTACACCGTACTTCGTTGGGAAAATGCGGAAGCGGCGTACGAACGTGAGCGAACCGCTGCGGAGCTTTGGAATCTGCGTTTCGAGAACTTACAGTCTGAATTTCAGCGGACGACATCGGCCTTGTCACACATGACCGATGGCGTGGTGATGTTATCACCCAAGACTGAGATCGTTTTGATCAACGAGGCCGCGAGAAGACTGCTGGCGTTATCGTCGGGAGGGCAATACCTGGGGCGAAAAATTTCCGAGATCGTTCGTATCCCGGACATCGTATCGGCAGTGGATCGCGCCGGTAGCGGAAAGATCGATGAAAATGTCGCGGTCGAGGTGGTCGACGGATCTGTCGTTCGCCCGGTTGCGGTCCGCGTCAGTCGGATCCTTGAGACCGAGCCGCCGCACTTGTTGCTGATCTTGAGCGACGAAACGGAGGCTCACCGAGTCGAGGCGATTCGGCGGGAGTTTATTGCTAACGTCTCACATGAACTGAAAACACCGTTGGCGGCAATCAAAGGCTACGCCGAAACGGTGGAACTTGCCATCCAAGATGACCCTGAATCGGCAGCCCATTTCATCGCGCAGATCGGCAAGCAGTGTGATCGATTGGAGGCTCTGATCGCGGACATGATGAAGCTCGCCCGAGCACAGTCCGGCAAAGGCACGTTGGTGATCCAAGCGTTGGACTTGGAAAAAGTGATCAATCAAGCGATGAGTTCGTTTTTACCGGTTGCCGGAGCGAAGCAAATCGATCTGAGTGTCGTTCCCAGCGACCAACCCGTGCATGTGCTGGCCGACGAGGAAGCCGCGCTCACGATCGCACAGAACTTGATCAGTAACGCGATTCGACACACCAACGCGGGTGGTCACGTCGTCGTCTCGTTCCGGAAGGATGGCGATGGTTGGGTGATGGCGGTCCAGGATGACGGTGTTGGGATCGCCGAAGAGTACCAGGAACGCATTTTCGAGCGTTTCTACCGGGTGGATCGTACGCGAAAAGCACACGACGGGGGGACCGGGATCGGATTGTCGATCGTCAAAAACCTCAGCCGCGCATTGGGGGGGAGAATCGGCGTCATCAGCAGCCCCGGAAATGGTGCGACTTTCGAGGTTTGGCTGCGTTCCGCAATTTCGAAATAA
- a CDS encoding 5-formyltetrahydrofolate cyclo-ligase, with protein MSVQSEKDRLRQSARQARQTQPDRERTSEVICQRLNEIESFQNAVTVLWYVGARDEVSTIECISHQLQDQTECLGPTRNHKRVVVPYCEGDDLCLFELLAVDELRPGAFGIREPAVELRGTPARILDPSAIDFVVVPGLAFDLSGRRLGYGRGFYDRMLSHLRPEVDKAGLLFERQIVERVPTDDHDVQMDWLVTETRLLRCR; from the coding sequence ATGAGCGTTCAGTCTGAAAAAGATCGTCTGCGACAATCAGCCCGTCAGGCTCGCCAAACCCAGCCCGATCGAGAGCGGACGAGCGAAGTCATTTGCCAGCGGTTGAATGAGATCGAGAGCTTTCAAAACGCAGTGACCGTTTTGTGGTACGTGGGAGCGCGCGATGAGGTTTCGACCATCGAATGCATCTCACATCAACTGCAGGATCAAACGGAATGCTTGGGACCGACGCGAAATCACAAACGCGTCGTTGTGCCCTATTGTGAGGGGGATGATCTGTGTCTGTTTGAGCTGCTGGCGGTCGACGAACTTCGCCCTGGTGCCTTTGGAATCCGAGAGCCAGCGGTAGAGCTGCGGGGAACTCCGGCACGAATTCTCGATCCGTCTGCGATTGACTTCGTCGTCGTTCCTGGGCTAGCGTTCGATTTGTCGGGGCGGCGGTTGGGATATGGACGTGGATTTTATGACCGAATGCTCAGTCATTTACGCCCGGAGGTCGACAAAGCGGGCTTGTTGTTTGAGCGTCAGATCGTTGAACGCGTGCCGACGGATGATCACGACGTGCAGATGGATTGGCTGGTGACCGAGACGCGATTGCTGCGTTGCCGATAA
- a CDS encoding response regulator transcription factor — translation MSNNKILIVEDYGPLAETLEYQLKRTGYEVYRAGDGKEGVDQAKLYLPDLIVLDIDLPILNGVEVCKHLRADPKTRETLILMLSAMGEESDQVVGFAVGADDYVVKPVESYKVLLQRIKALLRRREPVLEDHDSVSHQNVTVDRRRFVVTIDELPLKLTKSEFRLLDTLIRQPGRAFGRSELVDAALGEDTVVLDRTIDVHVRALRKKMGGAADLIETVRGVGYRFKE, via the coding sequence ATGTCTAATAACAAGATCCTGATCGTCGAGGACTACGGCCCTTTGGCCGAGACTCTCGAGTACCAGTTGAAGCGAACTGGCTACGAAGTTTACCGTGCCGGCGATGGTAAGGAGGGGGTCGATCAGGCGAAGCTTTATCTTCCCGACCTGATCGTACTCGACATCGACCTACCGATCCTCAACGGCGTCGAAGTTTGCAAGCACTTGCGAGCCGATCCGAAAACTCGTGAGACGCTGATCCTTATGCTCAGCGCGATGGGCGAAGAATCCGATCAAGTTGTCGGCTTCGCCGTCGGCGCAGACGATTACGTTGTCAAACCGGTTGAAAGCTATAAGGTATTGCTGCAGCGAATCAAAGCGCTGCTGCGGCGACGCGAGCCGGTGCTTGAGGACCATGATTCCGTCTCCCATCAGAACGTTACCGTCGACCGTCGCCGTTTCGTCGTGACCATTGACGAGTTACCGCTGAAGCTGACCAAGAGCGAATTCCGATTGCTCGACACCTTGATCCGCCAGCCCGGTCGGGCCTTCGGGCGAAGCGAACTTGTTGATGCAGCGTTGGGAGAAGACACCGTCGTTCTCGATCGAACGATTGACGTCCACGTCCGTGCCTTGCGAAAGAAAATGGGTGGCGCGGCCGATTTGATCGAAACCGTTCGTGGCGTCGGTTACCGATTTAAAGAATAA
- a CDS encoding PH domain-containing protein — protein MPETQNDSAFDATKITRPAPVLLTYYVLVSVPSLFLALPLLWFRFLTLRYTFDHEGVSMRWGLLFRKEILLTYRRIQDIHLTRNLVQRWFGLATVGIQTASGSAGPEMSIEGILEAEPLRDFLYQQMRGARGEPELPNDASGKPVSLGHGTNTTELLREIRDHLARINRLPEDQQ, from the coding sequence ATGCCTGAAACCCAGAACGATTCCGCTTTTGATGCGACCAAAATCACACGGCCGGCGCCGGTGTTATTGACGTATTACGTTTTAGTTTCAGTGCCATCGCTGTTTCTCGCTTTACCTCTGCTCTGGTTCCGATTCTTAACGCTGCGATACACCTTCGACCATGAAGGTGTGTCGATGCGGTGGGGGCTGCTATTTCGAAAGGAGATTCTGCTGACGTATCGGCGGATCCAGGATATCCACTTGACTCGCAATCTCGTGCAGCGTTGGTTCGGTTTGGCGACCGTCGGAATTCAGACGGCATCGGGAAGTGCTGGACCGGAAATGTCGATCGAGGGAATCCTTGAAGCTGAACCATTGCGAGATTTCTTGTATCAACAGATGCGAGGAGCGCGCGGCGAACCGGAGTTGCCGAACGATGCATCGGGCAAGCCTGTTTCACTCGGGCACGGGACGAACACGACCGAACTGCTACGGGAGATTCGCGATCATTTGGCACGCATTAACCGACTCCCGGAAGATCAGCAATGA
- a CDS encoding metallophosphoesterase family protein yields the protein MRRFVIGDIHGCSKALRTLIDTISPTPEDELVFLGDYVDRGPDSRGVIDQLVDLQSRCQVVALRGNHEIMLCGVAFGDRPAEMWLNSGGNATVTSYGGSLKKIPASHVKFLRGLLPYYETQNAIFVHANYDPDLPMEAQPDDVRYWTHLVRAPQPHCSGKRVYVGHTPQANGMILDLGHLVCMDTYCFGHGYLTAMNVGTDECIQVDKKGFRRKVPAEALIQFIGQSFRSARSWIARRRAVDVSPPPLESESEPSTPGETPAD from the coding sequence ATGCGTCGTTTCGTGATCGGTGATATTCATGGTTGTTCCAAGGCGCTACGGACGCTGATCGATACGATCTCTCCGACTCCGGAGGACGAATTGGTGTTCCTCGGAGACTACGTCGATCGCGGGCCCGATAGTCGCGGGGTGATTGACCAACTCGTCGATCTGCAATCACGCTGCCAAGTCGTTGCGCTGCGCGGGAACCACGAGATCATGCTCTGTGGGGTGGCATTCGGTGATCGGCCCGCAGAGATGTGGCTTAACTCCGGTGGAAACGCGACGGTGACCAGTTACGGCGGGTCGCTTAAAAAAATTCCGGCGTCGCATGTGAAGTTCTTGCGAGGATTACTGCCGTACTACGAGACGCAGAATGCGATCTTTGTCCATGCAAACTATGATCCCGATTTGCCGATGGAAGCGCAGCCGGATGATGTCCGCTACTGGACCCACTTGGTTCGAGCACCCCAGCCACACTGTAGTGGCAAGCGGGTGTATGTTGGGCACACCCCACAAGCAAACGGAATGATACTCGATCTCGGGCATCTCGTTTGTATGGACACGTATTGCTTCGGCCACGGTTATCTGACGGCGATGAACGTCGGAACCGACGAGTGCATTCAGGTCGACAAAAAGGGGTTTCGGCGAAAGGTCCCTGCCGAGGCTCTGATTCAGTTCATCGGGCAATCGTTTCGATCCGCGCGGTCCTGGATAGCTCGAAGACGCGCCGTTGATGTTTCTCCCCCACCACTGGAATCCGAATCGGAACCGTCGACACCAGGCGAAACACCGGCGGATTAA
- a CDS encoding rhamnulokinase, translated as MTEKSVHLAVDLGASSGRVIAGWLDGGKLSLEEVHRFANDPVLIQDSLQWNVHSLWAEIREGLRVAAGKYQAIRSVGVDTWGVDYVLIDRNGQLAGPVRNYRDSRTQGMLSRACERMGGGEAGRAAIFAATGLQFMEINTLYQLFAAAEHGERSLEIADHFLMMGDFFHWLLSGKRSIEATNASTTQMVDPATGQWQTSMLEQLGIPTRLFEPTVQPGTILGPVQASVAEATGLKDVPVVVPATHDTGSAVISVPVDDFAPEQPSWCYISSGTWSLMGCELASPRVNEVCSQLNFTNEGGVAESTRLLKNIGGLWIFQQLRKSVQRQGSDVSWEQMVQQASEASEFELLLDPDHRAFVAPQDMLTAIKAFASETGQPVPESNGAFYRAALEGLALRYRVCLGDLETLVGSRIETIHIVGGGTMNALLCQMTADACNRTVVAGPVEATAIGNLVMQMIGTEVIKSDADLSATIRMARGIVRESFAVQTYQPENPDRWDGPAARFVELAGHGASA; from the coding sequence ATGACTGAAAAATCTGTCCATCTCGCCGTCGATCTTGGAGCTAGCAGCGGGCGTGTGATCGCGGGTTGGCTTGACGGTGGAAAGTTATCGCTAGAAGAAGTCCACCGCTTCGCCAATGATCCGGTACTGATCCAGGATTCGCTTCAGTGGAATGTGCATTCGCTATGGGCCGAAATTCGCGAAGGCTTGCGAGTTGCAGCGGGGAAGTACCAAGCGATCCGTTCGGTCGGCGTCGACACTTGGGGAGTCGATTACGTGTTGATCGATCGCAACGGGCAGCTCGCCGGTCCGGTGCGAAACTATCGTGATTCACGAACACAGGGCATGTTGTCTCGCGCGTGCGAACGAATGGGTGGAGGCGAGGCCGGACGAGCGGCGATCTTTGCCGCGACTGGCCTTCAGTTCATGGAAATCAACACGCTGTATCAACTTTTTGCTGCCGCCGAACACGGTGAGCGGTCGCTAGAGATCGCCGATCACTTTTTGATGATGGGTGATTTCTTTCACTGGCTGCTTTCTGGCAAGCGAAGCATCGAAGCGACAAACGCGTCAACGACTCAGATGGTCGATCCTGCGACGGGACAGTGGCAAACGTCGATGTTGGAGCAGCTTGGCATTCCGACGCGTCTGTTTGAGCCGACGGTGCAGCCGGGAACGATTCTTGGCCCTGTCCAAGCCTCGGTCGCCGAAGCAACGGGACTAAAGGACGTACCGGTCGTTGTGCCGGCAACCCATGATACTGGATCGGCGGTCATTTCAGTTCCCGTCGATGACTTTGCCCCAGAGCAACCGAGTTGGTGTTACATCAGTTCGGGAACGTGGTCCTTGATGGGCTGCGAGCTAGCGAGTCCTCGCGTCAACGAAGTTTGTTCACAGCTGAACTTTACCAACGAAGGCGGCGTCGCCGAAAGCACACGGCTGCTGAAGAACATCGGCGGGTTGTGGATCTTTCAACAGTTGCGAAAGTCAGTCCAACGGCAGGGTAGCGATGTGTCGTGGGAACAGATGGTACAGCAAGCAAGCGAAGCTAGCGAATTCGAATTGCTGCTTGACCCCGACCATCGTGCTTTCGTCGCCCCGCAAGATATGCTGACTGCGATCAAAGCGTTTGCCAGCGAGACGGGACAACCAGTACCTGAATCCAACGGTGCGTTTTATCGAGCGGCACTGGAGGGTCTGGCCCTTCGTTATCGGGTCTGCTTAGGAGACCTTGAAACACTTGTCGGAAGCCGAATCGAAACGATTCACATCGTCGGCGGCGGGACGATGAATGCGTTGCTTTGCCAAATGACGGCCGACGCATGCAATCGAACCGTTGTGGCGGGACCTGTCGAAGCGACCGCGATCGGCAACCTCGTCATGCAGATGATTGGGACCGAGGTTATCAAGAGCGATGCTGATCTATCTGCGACGATTCGAATGGCACGTGGGATTGTTCGTGAGAGCTTTGCAGTGCAAACCTATCAGCCGGAAAACCCTGACCGGTGGGACGGTCCCGCGGCGCGGTTCGTAGAGCTAGCCGGTCACGGTGCGTCGGCGTAA
- a CDS encoding ketoacyl-ACP synthase III → MPHACLGPISVHLPERVETNEQLQESFPNWDLSLIEEKTGIRQRHIAAESETSSDLAVAASEKLFADHDIDRGSIDFVLFCTQTPDYPLPTTSCLIQDRLSLPTSCGALDFNLGCSGFVYGLGIADGLIQSGVAQRILFLTAETYTKYIDDADRSLRTIFGDAAAATLITASDERSMWGFKFGSDGSGGDMLCVGDGGSRPESDAIRPRHRKRWKSRLYMDGPSLINFTVDAVPRMIDQILQENALSDSDVSMYLMHQATWKMLDQLRQRMEVEPGKIPIELSDVGNTVSCTLPILIDQLRQTGRLDAESVNMLVGFGVGLSWAGCLWKDVWGRTKAV, encoded by the coding sequence GTGCCCCACGCCTGCCTTGGCCCCATCTCAGTTCATTTGCCCGAACGTGTCGAAACGAACGAGCAACTGCAAGAAAGCTTTCCGAACTGGGATTTGTCACTGATCGAAGAAAAAACGGGGATTAGGCAGCGGCATATCGCGGCGGAATCGGAAACATCGAGCGACCTGGCTGTCGCGGCTTCCGAAAAGTTGTTTGCCGATCACGATATCGATCGCGGTTCGATCGATTTTGTTCTTTTTTGCACTCAGACTCCGGATTATCCGCTACCGACGACGAGCTGTCTTATTCAGGATCGGTTGTCGCTGCCGACGTCGTGTGGAGCGCTCGATTTCAATTTGGGGTGCAGTGGGTTTGTCTATGGCTTGGGGATCGCGGACGGTTTGATCCAAAGCGGCGTCGCCCAACGGATCCTGTTTCTGACCGCGGAAACGTACACCAAGTACATCGACGACGCTGATCGAAGCTTGCGGACAATTTTTGGTGACGCGGCGGCCGCGACGCTGATCACCGCCTCTGACGAACGGTCGATGTGGGGGTTCAAATTTGGCAGCGATGGAAGCGGCGGCGACATGCTCTGCGTTGGTGATGGAGGCTCCCGACCGGAGAGCGATGCGATCCGTCCACGTCACCGGAAACGTTGGAAAAGTCGGCTGTATATGGACGGGCCGAGTTTGATCAATTTCACCGTTGATGCGGTTCCTCGAATGATTGATCAGATTTTGCAGGAAAACGCACTGTCCGATTCGGATGTCTCGATGTATCTAATGCATCAGGCGACCTGGAAGATGCTTGACCAGTTGCGACAGCGAATGGAAGTCGAACCGGGAAAAATCCCAATCGAGTTATCCGACGTCGGGAATACCGTTTCGTGTACACTGCCGATCCTGATCGATCAGTTACGACAGACTGGTCGGTTAGACGCGGAATCCGTTAACATGCTGGTAGGTTTCGGCGTCGGACTTTCCTGGGCCGGATGTTTGTGGAAAGACGTGTGGGGCCGGACGAAGGCGGTCTAA
- a CDS encoding type 1 glutamine amidotransferase domain-containing protein, with translation MAGLELSGKRVLTFVGDIYEDLELWYPKLRLIEAGAEVVVAGPEAGTVYAGKNGYPCQSDVSIAEMKAAEFDGLVVPGGFMPDKLRRDPAVLQLVRDFADSSKLVAAICHGGWIPISAKVYEGVRVTGSPGIKDDLINAGAIWEDSPVVIDRHFVSSRKPDDLPDFCRGMLQVLG, from the coding sequence ATGGCGGGACTGGAATTGTCTGGAAAGCGAGTGCTGACGTTTGTCGGCGACATCTATGAAGACCTGGAGTTGTGGTATCCAAAGTTGCGGCTGATCGAAGCGGGGGCTGAGGTCGTTGTGGCGGGACCGGAAGCCGGAACGGTCTACGCGGGGAAAAACGGGTACCCGTGCCAGTCAGATGTTTCGATCGCAGAAATGAAAGCTGCCGAGTTTGATGGTCTGGTTGTCCCGGGCGGGTTCATGCCGGACAAACTACGACGCGATCCCGCTGTCTTACAGTTGGTCCGAGATTTTGCTGATTCGAGCAAACTTGTCGCGGCGATCTGTCATGGCGGATGGATCCCCATTTCCGCGAAAGTCTACGAGGGCGTACGAGTGACCGGGTCGCCAGGAATCAAAGACGACTTAATCAACGCTGGTGCAATCTGGGAAGACTCTCCGGTGGTCATCGACCGCCACTTTGTGTCCAGTCGCAAGCCGGATGACCTACCCGACTTCTGCCGCGGCATGCTGCAAGTCCTGGGCTGA
- a CDS encoding YqgE/AlgH family protein: MSESLSGRLLIASPYLSDPNFMRTVVLIVNHDDEGAFGLTLTRPTAKRLSEVIELSMPSGAIREDDFIFEGGPVEGPLLAIHDLSDIGAPIDEEGSGVWLTGDEDQLRLLLQRTDAKVRFVAQYSGWGPGQLDTEMRSGGWLVGRADAKTVFSDPDQIWESAVKRCGHEILSSISPGLQFSDPSVN, from the coding sequence ATGTCTGAATCATTAAGCGGGAGACTACTGATTGCGTCTCCCTACCTGAGCGATCCCAATTTCATGCGGACCGTAGTCTTGATTGTCAATCATGACGATGAAGGTGCGTTCGGTTTGACATTGACGCGGCCGACCGCGAAACGATTGAGCGAGGTGATTGAGCTATCGATGCCGTCGGGTGCGATTCGCGAAGACGACTTTATCTTTGAAGGTGGACCCGTCGAGGGGCCGCTGCTCGCGATCCACGATCTCAGTGATATCGGAGCGCCGATTGACGAAGAAGGCTCTGGGGTTTGGCTAACCGGCGACGAAGACCAACTTCGGTTGCTGCTTCAACGAACCGATGCAAAGGTGCGATTTGTCGCCCAGTATTCTGGTTGGGGGCCGGGCCAGCTTGACACGGAAATGCGATCCGGGGGCTGGTTGGTTGGTCGGGCGGATGCCAAAACGGTGTTTTCCGATCCGGATCAAATTTGGGAATCCGCCGTCAAGCGTTGCGGTCACGAAATCCTTTCTTCGATTTCGCCTGGATTACAGTTTAGTGATCCATCGGTGAACTGA